One window of the Zea mays cultivar B73 chromosome 3, Zm-B73-REFERENCE-NAM-5.0, whole genome shotgun sequence genome contains the following:
- the LOC100285288 gene encoding uncharacterized protein LOC100285288 yields the protein MGCCFSKKRKTRPVAGASAFPHRCEPEDRDPPSPEETVKEVLSETPNTKPRAESKLVGNGVVPAADERELEKAKKQDSVDAAVSDLGSCVSLSLATDERSEAVSESSVATSSVTGPERSPGRKPARRRPVSVDLGPARRAHAAAAASYGVRSRSARASASPPPRHVPRDRSVRRSPSPAANRPSSERRRAASPAAPVQRKPPVPASPAGRVSPRRAQEAATPPRSATPPSPPEDDAVTAASEPSTPDGSAGGDVEGGHGGGGDDGKESLENPLVSLECFIFL from the coding sequence ATGGGATGTTGCTTCAGCAAGAAGCGCAAGACCCGTCCGGTGGCCGGAGCCTCTGCCTTCCCGCACCGGTGCGAGCCCGAGGACCGCGACCCGCCGTCGCCAGAGGAGACGGTCAAGGAGGTGCTCTCGGAGACACCGAACACTAAGCCGAGGGCCGAGTCGAAGCTCGTCGGCAATGGCGTCGTCCCCGCCGCGGACGAGCGGGAATTGGAGAAGGCCAAGAAGCAGGACAGCGTCGACGCCGCGGTGAGCGACCTCGGCAGCTGCGTGTCGCTCTCGCTCGCCACCGACGAGCGGTCCGAGGCGGTGTCGGAGTCCTCGGTCGCCACCAGCTCGGTGACCGGTCCGGAGCGGTCGCCCGGGAGGAAGCCGGCCAGGAGGCGCCCGGTCTCCGTCGATCTGGGGCCAGCGCGGCGCGcccacgccgccgccgcggccTCCTACGGCGTCCGCTCCCGCAGCGCGCGAGCGTCGGCGTCCCCGCCGCCGCGGCACGTGCCACGGGACCGCTCCGTCCGGCGTTCGCCGTCGCCGGCGGCCAATCGGCCGTCCTCTGAGCGCCGCAGAGCCGCCAGCCCAGCTGCGCCCGTGCAGCGGAAGCCGCCTGTCCCGGCAAGTCCGGCCGGCCGCGTCTCGCCGCGGCGGGCACAGGAAGCAGCAACTCCTCCGCGTTCCGCCACCCCGCCGTCGCCGCCGGAAGACGACGCCGTCACCGCGGCAAGTGAGCCCAGCACCCCGGACGGCAGCGCGGGTGGCGATGTTGAAGGTggccacggcggcggcggcgacgacgggAAAGAGTCGTTGGAGAACCCGCTAGTGTCATTGGAATGTTTCATCTTCCTGTAG